The proteins below come from a single Magallana gigas chromosome 10, xbMagGiga1.1, whole genome shotgun sequence genomic window:
- the LOC117683742 gene encoding uncharacterized protein, protein MNIDMHLFFAICTMMVLNLGFVKLEDSDILGILRPSCRFEMHTSLVQWDKAYQACKHRGLTLASLGDHAVLSTLSSFFEKAQSVYSPKISTLDSRKYWVGLHMESSAGGSSEFHWGDCVISADITNRFNSLTNYAGDTACGYVNSESLRLTACSNTVSLGFICENPNGMDSCFTKASTTLFSMGYESKTVLTSSNCASKCLTSSSCGAIYVTSGDSCSILRYDTDQSSSMSASHLVSTHYYHRRFLYNGPYSLPFIVDPTEDELCNLPLLSPIVTTTISDVTTTDSIVPTTTTEITTEPIDTSQPTEEITTDETTENDVTTQANEVTTAKISVYNFSSCVCVCVEKNITLEEKIEQMVSELKVDTSVLSSTIREKACAQDPRPSARNVGILGIAIFTVLFGFIISLDFIRFFQAAERYIVRKKQSSDSDSSG, encoded by the exons atgaacATCGACATGCATCTCTTTTTTGCGATATGCACCATGATGGTTTTAAATCTCGGATTTGTAAAACTAGAAGACAGTGACATTTTGGGGA ttttgaGACCATCGTGTCGGTTTGAGATGCACACCAGTCTGGTGCAGTGGGACAAGGCGTACCAGGCCTGCAAACACCGTGGTCTCACACTGGCGAGTCTCGGCGATCACGCTGTTCTCAGCACCTTGTCTAGCTTCTTTGAGAAGGCTCAGTCCGTTTATTCACCTAAAATCAGCACTCTAGATAGcag GAAATACTGGGTGGGTCTACACATGGAATCGAGCGCCGGCGGATCCTCCGAGTTTCACTGGGGAGACTGTGTCATCAGCGCCGACATCACCAATAGATTTAACAGTCTGACAAACTACGCCGGGGACACCGCTTGTGGTTACGTCAACTCAGAGTCTCTCAGATTAACAGCATGTTCTAACACAGTATCGTTAGGCTTTATATGTGAAAATCCAAATG GAATGGATTCCTGTTTCACAAAAGCATCCACCACTTTGTTCTCAATGGGTTATGAAAGTAAAACTGTTCTGACGTCATCTAATTGTGCCTCGAAATGCCTCACGTCATCAAGTTGTGGAGCaatttacgtcacttccggcGATTCCTGCTCCATTTTGCGCTACGATACTGACCAGTCTAGCAGCATGTCGGCATCTCACTTAGTATCTACTCATTATTACCATCGAC GGTTCCTCTATAATGGGCCATACAGTTTACCCTTTATTGTTGATCCGACTGAGGACGAGCTGTGCAATCTCCCGCTTCTTTCACCGATTGTTACGACAACAATCTCTGACGTCACAACG ACAGACAGCATTGtcccaacaacaacaacagaaatTACTACAGAACCAATTGACACGTCACAGCCCACTGAAGAAATAACGACAGATGAAACCACGGAAAATGACGTCACAACACAAGCAAATGAAGTGACAACTGCAAAGATTTctgtttacaatttttcttCATGTGTGTGCGTCtgtgtagaaaaaaatataacattggaggaaaaaattgaacaaatggTTTCAGAGTTGAAAGTAGACACTTCAGTTCTTTCATCAACTATCAGAGAAAAGGCTTGTGCTCAAGACCCAAGACCTAGTGCAAGAAATGTTGGAATTCTGGGAATCGCGATATTTACTGTTCTGTTTGGATtcataatatctttggattttATTCGATTCTTTCAGGCAGCTGAGCGATATATCGTAAGGAAAAAACAGTCATCAGATTCTGATAGTAGTGGTTAA
- the LOC117683743 gene encoding mucin-2-like, with product MNLGFVRPDDSDILGILDESCRFEIHTSLLPWGKAYQACKHRGLTLASFGDHGVFSSMKSFIESANEVYTSEFTWLTARNYWVGLHMESSASGSSKFHWGDCVPNTDVTNRYDNLRDYAGDTACGYTKEINPTTTKEATTQKIKEKTIPEDVTTQRTEDTTTLTSEDRTTNDITTPTTDDATAEDITTQTTKDTIIDDITTSTTEDTTTGDVTTQTTENKTTDDVTTQTKEDATTEDVITQTTAEDITTQTTEETTTEDLITQTFIDTTNEDVTTSTTEDTTTDDVTSQTSEDITSDDVTTPTTEDTTTIEVTTQTIEDITTENDITQILKDTATIDVTKQTTKDKTTDDVTTQKTVDTTTEDVTTQTSEDRTTEDVTTQTSEDTTTEDVTTQTSEDTTTEDITTQTREDTTTDDVKTQPSEDIMTEDITTQTTEETTTKEIKTQTSKDTTTDDVTSQTTKYTTIKDVTTKTTEDTTTDDITTPIIKDTTTEDVTTQTFKDTTAENVTTQTTEDTTTENVTTQTTEDTTIDDFTTQKIEDIRTEDVTTQTFEETTTEDVITQTTKETTTEIFTSQTTEETTDDVKKQTTVNKSTKNVTTQTREKTTTTNITTQTTEETTTEDLTTQTFIDTTTDDVATLATEDTTNDDVTTQTTEDETSNDVITPTTEDTTTEAVTTLTIEDTTTDDVTTQTTEDTTTEDVITQTTEDTATEDVTTQTAEDTATDDVTTQTTEDETSNDVITPTTEDTTTEAVTTLTIEDTTSENVTTQTTEDKATEDVTTQTEDDTATEDITTQTKEYTTTEDVTTQTSEDTATEDVTAQKREDTITDDVTTQTTEDKISNEVTTPTTGDTTTEDVTTSKTKEATTDDVTTQTTEDTTTDDAITQITQDTTTENVTTKPVSDLSTPEQIPVSNSSSCGCTCVKKNITINEKIEDMVSELKVDTTVLSSTVRKKACAEDPRPSARNVGILGILTVTVLVGLIISMDVIRFFQKVYRPKFKKKPPAVSDKKIVAAT from the exons ATGAATCTTGGATTTGTTCGGCCAGACGATAGTGACATTCTTGGCA TTTTAGACGAGTCCTGTCGGTTTGAGATCCACACCAGTCTGTTGCCATGGGGCAAGGCGTACCAGGCCTGTAAACACCGTGGTCTCACACTGGCAAGCTTCGGGGACCATGGAGTTTTCAGCTCCATGAAGAGCTTTATTGAGAGTGCTAATGAAGTTTATACATCAGAGTTCACTTGGCTAACTGCCAG AAATTACTGGGTGGGTCTTCACATGGAGTCCAGCGCCAGCGGATCCTCCAAGTTTCACTGGGGAGACTGTGTTCCTAACACCGACGTCACCAACAGATATGACAATCTGAGAGACTACGCCGGGGACACTGCTTGTGGTTAC ACAAAAGAGATTAacccaacaacaacaaaagaagCCACAAcgcaaaaaataaaagaaaaaacaataccTGAAGACGTCACAACACAAAGAACTGAAGACACCACAACACTAACATCCGAAGACAGAACAACTAATGACATCACAACGCCAACAACAGATGATGCAACAGCCGAAGACATCACAACGCAGACAACAAAAGACACAATAATTGATGATATAACGACATCAACAACAGAAGACACAACAACAGGGGACGTCACAACACAaacaacagaaaacaaaacaactgATGACGTCACAACACAAACAAAAGAAGACGCAACAACTGAAGATGTCATAACACAAACAACAGCCGAAGACATCACAACACAGACAACAGAAGAAACAACTACTGAAGATTTAATAACGCAAACATTTATAGACACAACAAATGAAGACGTCACAACATCAACAACAGAAGATACAACAACTGATGATGTTACGTCACAAACATCAGAAGACATTACATCTGATGACGTCACAACGCCAACAACAGAAGACACAACAACCATAGAGGTCACAACACAAACAATAGAAGACATCACAACTGAAAACGACATAACACAGATACTAAAAGATACAGCAACTATAGACGTcacaaaacaaacaacaaaagaCAAAACAACTGATGACGTCACAACACAGAAAACAGTAGACACAACAACTGAAGATGTCACAACACAAACATCCGAAGACAGAACAACTGAAGATGTCACAACACAAACATCCGAAGACACAACAACTGAAGATGTCACAACACAAACATCCGAAGACACAACAACTGAAGACATCACAACACAAACAAGAGAAGACACAACAACTGATGATGTCAAAACACAACCATCAGAAGACATAATGACCGAAGACATCACAACACAGACAACAGAAGAAACAACGACAAAAGAGATCAAAACACAAACATCCAAAGACACTACAACTGATGACGTTACATCACAGACAACAAAGTACACAACAATTAAAGATGTTACGACAAAGACGACCGAAGACACAACAACTGATGACATTACAACACCAATAATCAAAGACACAACGACTGAAGATGTCACAACACAAACATTCAAAGACACAACAGCTGAAAATGTCACAACACAAACAACAGAAGACACAACCACCGAAAACGTCACAACACAAACAACAGAAGATACAACAATTGATGACTTCACAACACAGAAAATAGAAGACATAAGAACTGAAGATGTCACAACACAAACATTCGAAGAAACTACAACTGAAGATGTCATAACACAAACCACAAAAGAAACAACAACCGAAATTTTCACATCACAGACAACAGAAGAAACAACTGATGACGTCAAAAAGCAGACAACAGTAAACAAATCGACCAAAAACGTCACAACACAAACAagagaaaaaacaacaactacAAACATCACAACACAGACAACAGAAGAAACAACTACTGAAGATCTCACAACGCAAACATTTATAGACACAACAACAGATGACGTCGCAACACTAGCAACAGAAGACACAACAAATGATGATGTTACAACACAGACAACAGAAGACGAAACATCTAATGACGTCATAACACCAACAACAGAAGACACAACAACCGAAGCTGTCACAACACTAACAATAGAAGACACAACAACTGATGACGTCACAACACAAACAACAGAAGACACAACAACTGAAGATGTCATAACACAAACAACAGAAGACACAGCAACTGAAGACGTCACAACACAAACAGCGGAAGACACAGCAACTGATGATGTTACGACACAGACAACAGAAGACGAAACATCTAATGACGTCATAACACCAACAACAGAAGACACAACAACCGAAGCCGTCACAACACTCACAATAGAAGACACAACATCTGAAAACGTCACAACAcaaacaacagaagacaaagcAACTGAAGACGTCACAACACAAACAGAAGACGACACAGCAACAGAAGACATCACAACGCAAACAAAAGAATACACTACAACTGAAGATGTCACAACACAAACATCCGAAGACACAGCAACTGAAGATGTCACAGCACAAAAAAGGGAAGACACAATAACTGATGATGTTACGACAcaaacaacagaagacaaaatatcTAATGAAGTCACAACACCAACAACAGGAGACACAACGACCGAAGACGTCACAACATCAAAAACAAAAGAAGCAACAACTGATGACGTCACAACACAGACAACAGAAGACACAACAACTGATGATGCCATAACACAAATTACACAAGACACAACAACTGAAAACGTCACAACGAAACCAGTTAGTGATTTATCAACCCCTGAACAAATACCGGTTTCTAACTCTTCATCATGTGGTTGCACGTGTGTGAAGAAAAATATCACCATCAACGAAAAAATAGAAGATATGGTATCAGAATTAAAAGTAGACACTACAGTTCTTTCTTCGACCGTACGGAAAAAGGCGTGTGCTGAGGATCCACGGCCAAGTGCCAGGAACGTGGGAATTCTGGGAATTTTGACAGTTACTGTTCTGGTTGGATTAATAATATCTATGGATGTTATTCGGTTCTTCCAAAAGGTTTACAGAcctaaatttaagaaaaagccCCCGGCAGTGTCTGATAAAAAGATCGTAGCAGCTACATAG
- the LOC136269634 gene encoding uncharacterized protein, producing the protein MSLPGWVKKAVEEGQDLSTCMEMWKHACEVEREERQARREKEKDELEMQRIKMENDEKERKRLHDKDLEEKRLEVRMKELELQEREMRERDTNPVALVEREAKHEVKFILPKYVEGEDIDVFLRSFERLATLHKWQKAEWALRLIPQLTGKALDTYARLGEVEANDYDVIKNAILKRYNLTASTYRDKFRGCKQFSSETFREFSSRATNYFDHWCQMEKVNKNHDNLVDVLMREQLTNSSSRDLQIWLKERQPKSVEEMIELAEAYQNAHKGNQVMNKGPVPQREVRNQGNGVKSNNNPMVGQNREEKKCFQCRRVGHFMNNCPLRKQVPKNSSPGFNDKGQPSQGYTGKDKAGLIHSPTISRKGVAVELPVIVDEKKSVIESVICQSGLRIETGTVNGKSASVLRDTGCTAILVSDRFVSDDDKTGVTSDVTLANGSSQRCPEVWIQVDTPYVKGKVVALVMNSPFADLIVGNFTRVDIPVERSTRPVKPDDEMCQAVETRASAKKVSQDKDEGIGDRSVVHDIVSRNEWIEEQGKDPSLEQCRKKEVSEGTENGRSYIMKENRMMYRVFTTVTDEVLKQVIVPSKFRKQILSLSHDIPLAGHMGIKKTRERILRNFFWPGIFEDTKKYCQSCPKCQKGTSKSRVSKVPLVKIPSVDYPFQRVAIDMVGPLPKTKRGNQYILVMCDYATKYPEAIPLRSQDAEVVAEAMMEVFTRLGVPKEILSDQGTNFMSSLITELCKLLSIRKLNTTPYHPQANGLVERFNGTLKRMLQIYAQDEPGKWDKLLPYLLFAYREVPQETTGFSPFELLYGRYVRGPLGILRESLEEDEADSQLQPSVLSYILETREKLAKMADIVSENEEVSKIEQKRYYDRKARHRSFEVGDKVLVLLPTSTKKLLAQWKGPVSVTEKVSPVDYRVQYDNGVRKVYHINMLKRWIERDDDNVVSDEKVMTAVCHADSSDDDDEWIGNPLLHVRDTVNDVTISQRLTQKQKGELQDCLDQFSSVLSNVPGRTSLLKHRVVTTSEIPVFQKPYQIPHALRNEVKRELSVMLEAGIVEQSVSPYASPVVIIPKKDQSIRFCVDYRRLNAVTQFDPEPNAQIEEIIDRLGEAKYLSKLDLTKGYWQILLDNEAKEKSAFITPFGHYQFTVMPFGMMNSAATFNRLVRKILMGHEEYSDAFIDDIIIFSKDWNSHVGHVKAVLTSIQNAGLTANPKKCEFAARELEFLGHLVGNGQVKPTSDKVQAILNIPVPTKKKEVRSFLGSINFYRKFIENFSEKSASLSDLTRKSSPNKIVWTDEHDRSFRQLKSDLVSAPVLWNPDFALTFTLQTDASGRGLGALLLQEKNGEYHPLVYLSKKLLPREQNFATVEKECYAIVWAVQRLQKYLYGREFIIETDHRALQWLKTMKSQNPRLLRWSLVLQEYRFTVKHIPGANNKMADLLSRST; encoded by the coding sequence ATGTCGTTACCTGGTTGGGTTAAGAAGGCTGTAGAGGAGGGTCAAGATTTGTCTACTTGTATGGAGATGTGGAAACATGCGTGTGAAGTGGAGCGGGAAGAACGACAGGCAAGacgagagaaagagaaagatgaGTTAGAAATGCAGAGAATAAAAATGGAGAATGatgaaaaagagagaaaacgTCTGCATGATAAAGATCTTGAAGAGAAAAGGTTAGAGGTGAGAATGAAAGAGTTAGAACTACAAGAAAGAGAGATGAGAGAGCGGGATACTAATCCAGTAGCATTGGTAGAGAGAGAAGCGAAACACGAGGTTAAGTTTATCTTACCAAAATATGTTGAAGGTGAAGACATAGATGTTTTCTTAAGATCTTTTGAGCGTTTAGCAACTCTTCACAAGTGGCAGAAAGCAGAGTGGGCTCTCAGACTGATACCACAACTGACAGGTAAGGCGTTAGATACATATGCACGGTTAGGAGAAGTTGAAGCAAATGACTACGATGTCATAAAGAATGCTATTCTGAAGCGGTACAATCTTACAGCTAGCACGTACAGAGATAAGTTCAGAGGGTGTAAGCAATTTTCCAGTGAAACTTTTAGGGAGTTTAGTAGTCGAGCTACCAATTATTTTGACCATTGGTGTCAGATGGAAAAGGTAAACAAAAATCATGATAATCTGGTAGATGTTCTGATGCGTGAACAGCTTACAAATAGTTCTTCTAGAGATCTTCAGATATGGTTGAAAGAGAGACAACCTAAGTCTGTAGAGGAGATGATAGAATTGGCAGAGGCTTACCAGAACGCACATAAAGGTAACCAGGTAATGAACAAAGGACCTGTGCCGCAGAGAGAGGTAAGAAACCAAGGTAATGGTgttaaaagcaataacaatcCTATGGTCGGTCAAAACAGGGaagagaaaaaatgttttcagtgTCGTAGAGTAGGTCACTTTATGAACAACTGTCCTCTACGGAAACAGGTACCCAAGAATTCTAGTCCTGGCTTTAATGATAAAGGTCAACCATCTCAGGGATATACTGGTAAGGATAAAGCAGGTTTGATTCATTCTCCTACTATATCGAGAAAGGGAGTGGCAGTGGAGCTTCCGGTTATAGTAGATGAGAAGAAGTCTGTCATTGAGTCAGTTATTTGTCAGAGTGGACTTAGAATCGAAACAGGTACAGTGAACGGTAAGAGTGCATCAGTACTCAGAGATACCGGGTGCACTGCGATTTTAGTATCTGACAGATTTGTTAGTGATGATGACAAGACAGGGGTGACAAGTGATGTTACCCTGGCAAACGGAAGTTCACAAAGATGTCCAGAGGTCTGGATACAGGTAGACACGCCTTATGTGAAAGGTAAGGTTGTTGCTTTGGTGATGAACTCTCCATTTGCTGATTTGATTGTTGGTAACTTTACTAGGGTAGATATTCCAGTGGAGAGATCTACAAGACCTGTTAAGCCGGATGATGAAATGTGTCAGGCAGTGGAAACTAGAGCTTCAGCAAAGAAGGTATCACAAGATAAAGATGAAGGTATTGGGGATAGATCTGTGGTACACGACATAGTCTCCAGAAATGAGTGGATAGAGGAACAAGGTAAGGATCCTAGTTTGGAACAGTgtagaaaaaaagaagtatCTGAAGGAACGGAGAATGGTAGAAGTTATATCATGAAGGAAAACAGAATGATGTATAGAGTATTTACGACAGTTACTGACGAGGTTCTAAAACAAGTAATTGTACCAAGTAAGTTCAGAAAGCAAATATTGTCGTTGAGTCATGATATCCCTTTAGCAGGTCACATGGGGATTAAGAAGACGAGGGAAAGAATTCTAAGGAATTTCTTTTGGCCAGGTATTTTTGAGGATACAAAAAAATACTGTCAATCTTGCCCAAAATGTCAGAAAGGAACGTCAAAGTCGAGGGTAAGTAAGGTACCTCTTGTTAAAATTCCTTCAGTTGATTATCCATTCCAGCGTGTGGCGATTGACATGGTTGGACCTTTGCCAAAAACGAAACGAGGTAATCAGTACATTTTAGTGATGTGTGATTACGCCACTAAGTATCCTGAAGCAATACCCCTCAGAAGTCAAGACGCAGAAGTTGTAGCGGAAGCTATGATGGAAGTTTTTACGAGACTTGGTGTTCCCAAAGAGATACTATCTGACCAAGGTACCAACTTTATGTCCTCATTAATTACAGAGCTTTGTAAATTGTTAAGCATACGCAAACTCAACACAACTCCGTACCATCCACAAGCCAACGGTCTCGTTGAAAGGTTCAATGGAACGCTAAAGAGAATGCTTCAGATTTATGCTCAAGACGAACCAGGTAAGTGGGACAAATTGTTACCTTATTTGTTGTTCGCATACAGAGAGGTTCCCCAAGAGACAACTGGATTTTCTCCTTTTGAACTACTTTACGGAAGGTATGTGAGAGGTCCTCTAGGAATACTTAGAGAGAGTTTGGAGGAAGATGAGGCGGATAGTCAATTACAGCCATCAGTACTGAGTTATATTCTTGAAACCAGGGAAAAGCTGGCAAAGATGGCGGACATTGTGTCAGAGAATGAAGAAGTAAGTAAAATTGAACAGAAAAGATACTACGATCGGAAAGCAAGGCATCGATCTTTTGAAGTTGGTGACAAGGTACTGGTTTTATTACCTACAAGTACAAAGAAGTTATTAGCTCAGTGGAAGGGACCAGTGTCTGTTACAGAGAAAGTAAGTCCAGTCGATTATAGGGTTCAGTATGATAACGGTGTCAGAAAGGTGTACCACATCAACATGTTGAAACGGTGGATAGAGAGGGATGATGACAACGTTGTAAGTGATGAGAAAGTAATGACTGCGGTCTGTCACGCAGACTCTtcagatgatgatgatgagtgGATCGGGAATCCGCTTTTGCATGTTAGAGATACGGTTAACGATGTAACAATTTCTCAAAGGCTGACGCAGAAACAAAAAGGTGAGTTACAAGATTGCTTGGATCAATTTAGTTCTGTTTTGTCCAATGTTCCAGGTCGAACTAGTCTGTTGAAACATCGTGTGGTAACTACAAGTGAAATACCAGTTTTTCAGAAACCTTATCAGATACCACATGCATTGAGGAATGAGGTCAAAAGAGAGTTATCAGTAATGTTGGAGGCAGGTATAGTAGAGCAGTCGGTAAGTCCATATGCCTCACCTGTGGTAATCATTCCCAAGAAAGACCAATCTATTAGGTTTTGTGTAGATTACCGTAGACTAAACGCTGTAACTCAATTTGATCCAGAGCCTAATGCGCAGATAGAGGAAATCATTGACAGATTGGGAGAAGCTAAGTATCTTAGTAAGTTAGATCTCACAAAAGGATACTGGCAAATTTTACTGGACAATGAAGCAAAGGAAAAGAGTGCGTTCATCACACCATTTGGCCATTATCAGTTTACTGTGATGCCATTTGGTATGATGAATTCAGCAGCTACTTTCAACAGATTGGTAAGAAAGATCTTAATGGGTCATGAAGAGTATTCAGATGCTTTTATTGATGACATTATCATTTTCAGTAAAGACTGGAACAGTCATGTGGGTCATGTAAAAGCAGTTCTTACATCTATTCAGAACGCAGGTCTTACAGCAAATCCAAAGAAATGTGAGTTTGCGGCTAGAGAATTGGAATTTCTAGGTCATTTAGTCGGAAATGGTCAGGTAAAACCAACCTCAGACAAAGTACAGGCTATTTTGAATATCCCTGTTCCCACGAAGAAAAAGGAGGTAAGATCATTTCTGGGCTCTATAAATTTCTACAGAAAGTTTATAGAAAATTTTTCTGAAAAGTCAGCTAGTTTGTCAGATCTCACTAGAAAGTCAAGCCCAAATAAGATTGTGTGGACAGATGAACATGATAGATCATTTAGACAATTGAAGTCAGACTTAGTTAGTGCCCCGGTTCTATGGAATCCGGATTTTGCATTAACATTTACGTTACAGACAGACGCAAGTGGCAGAGGTCTGGGGGCGTTATTATTGCAGGAAAAAAATGGTGAGTATCATCCGTTAGTCTATCTCAGTAAAAAGCTCCTACCTAGAGAGCAGAACTTCGCTACGGTTGAGAAAGAGTGCTACGCAATTGTGTGGGCGGTGCAGCGTCTGCAAAAGTATCTGTATGGGAGAGAATTTATCATAGAGACAGACCATCGTGCGTTACAGTGGCTTAAGACAATGAAATCACAGAATCCAAGACTCTTACGATGGAGTTTGGTATTGCAGGAATATAGGTTTACTGTTAAGCATATCCCTGGGGCAAACAACAAGATGGCAGATCTCTTGTCGCGGTCGACATAA